One Salvelinus fontinalis isolate EN_2023a chromosome 27, ASM2944872v1, whole genome shotgun sequence genomic region harbors:
- the LOC129824970 gene encoding uncharacterized protein LOC129824970 — MPLSKSFSQWSRGSRRVFPPCRHSRQPMPSAFTELNDFCYSSEAKFQLLRRITAAAEKIELLWQQAFSKAHLQVQVYQLRDEAQQITEQIKSCQKEKLQPYRIEIAKDARKAETLTSEFEASIYTPAMALVHCAEDVIHTLADTLPPGDAQTREEWVQDLDRLKENFHAAVELPHQTLGAVADFYHYYTKMSSSDLKAAGVLGLDDTLDSADTDSHSECRLSEAASETEASECSMSHNGRPMENGPTGLRPPQTNRGQFLKELKGLHILDELIMEENLKIHKLRQAENESLDEKPPQLAGS; from the exons ATGCCTTTGTCCAAGAGTTTCTCTCAGTGGTCCAGAGGCTCCCGTCGTGTATTTCCACCCTGCAGACACTCCAGACAGCCTATGCCCTCTGCCTTCACCGAACTGAATGACTTCTGTTACAGCAGCGAAGCCAAGTTCCAACTGCTGCGGAG GATAACTGCAGCTGCCGAAAAAATAGAGTTGCTGTGGCAACAGGCCTTCTCTAAGGCCCACCTCCAGGTGCAGGTCTACCAGCTGCGTGATGAGGCACAGCAG ATAACTGAACAGATTAAAAGCTGTCAGAAAGAGAAGCTCCAGCCTTACAGAATAGAGATCGCTAAAGATGCGAGGAAGGCTGAGACGTTAACATCTGAATTTGAGGCATCCATCTATACACCTGCCATG GCTCTAGTCCACTGTGCTGAGGATGTGATCCACACGTTAGCTGACACTCTGCCTCCTGGTGATGCCCAGACCAGGGAAGAGTGGGTGCAGGATCTGGACAGACTGAAGGAGAACTTCCACGCTGCTGTAGAGCTCCCTCATCAGACCCTCGGAGCAGTCGCTGacttctaccactactacaccaaa ATGTCCTCCAGTGATTTAAAAGCGGCGGGTGTCCTAGGTCTTGATGACACTCTTGACTCTGCCGACACTGACAGCCATAGTGAATGTAGGTTATCAGAGGCAGCCAGTGAAACTGAGGCATCAGAATGCAGCATGAGCCACAATGGAAGGCCGATGGAGAACGGGCCGACGGGGTTGAGGCCCCCTCAAACCAACAGGGGACAGTTCCTGAAGGAGCTTAAAGGACTGCACATTCTAGATGAGCTCATCATGGAGGAGAACCTCAAGATCCACAAGCTCAGACAAGCTGAGAACGAGAGCCTTGATGAAAAGCCCCCTCAATTGGCGGGCTCTTGA
- the LOC129824971 gene encoding CMP-sialic acid transporter-like has protein sequence MANEPVSVMFKVYCLSVMTLVAATYTVVLRYTRTVSSTAMYFSTTAVCITEVIKLFLSLGMLTKETGSFGRLKASIVEHVFWSPKELLKLSVPSVVYAVQNNMAFVALSNLDAAVYQVTYQLKIPCTALCMVLMLNRSLSRLQWFSVFMLCLGVTLVQWKPAEATKVQVEQNPFLGFMAIAVAVLCSGFAGVYFEKVLKSSDTSLWVRNIQMYLSGIVVTLAGVYMTEGAQVIEKGFFYGYTPWVCFVVFLASVGGLYTSVVVKYTDNIMKGFSAAAAIVLSTVASVTLFGLQISTTFACGAMLVCVSIYLYGLPKQDTTKLPRADTDKEARQKLITV, from the exons ATGGCTAACG AGCCAGTGAGTGTGATGTTCAAGGTCTACTGTCTGTCAGTGATGACACTGGTGGCAGCAACGTACACCGTGGTATTACGATACACAAGGACAGTATCTTCAACAGCTATGTACTTCTCTACAACAGCAGTATGCATCACAGAAGTTATTAAATTGTTCTTGAGCCTTGGGATGTTGACCAA AGAAACTGGCAGCTTTGGCAGGTTAAAAGCGTCCATAGTTGAACATGTATTTTGGAGTCCAAAAGAGCTGCTGAAACTGAGTGTTCCCTCTGTGGTCTATGCAGTTCAGAATAACATGGCCTTTGTTGCCTTGAGCAATCTTGATGCAGCTGTGTATCAG GTGACCTATCAATTGAAGATCCCGTGCACAGCCTTGTGCATGGTCCTCATGCTGAACCGCTCTCTCAGCAGGCTGCAGTGGTTCTCAGTCTTTATGCTGTGTTTGGGCGTCACGCTGGTCCAGTGGAAACCGGCAGAGGCCACTAAAGTCCAG GTGGAGCAGAACCCATTTTTGGGGTTTATGGCCATTGCTGTGGCTGTGTTGTGCTCCGGGTTTGCAG GTGTGTACTTTGAGAAGGTCCTAAAGAGCTCAGACACATCCCTATGGGTGAGAAACATCCAGATGTACCTGTCTGGCATTGTGGTCACCCTCGCTGGAGTTTACATGACTGAGGGTGCTCAGGTCATAGAGAAAGGCTTCTTCTATGGTTACACGCCTTGGGTGTGCTTTGTAGTCT TTTTGGCCAGTGTGGGTGGTCTGTACACATCAGTGGTGGTGAAGTACACAGACAATATCATGAAAGGCTTCTCTGCTGCAGCCGCCATCGTTCTCTCTACTGTGGCATCCGTCACTCTGTTTGGGCTACAGATAT CTACTACCTTTGCTTGTGGAGCAATGCTGGTGTGTGTCTCCATATACCTTTATGGACTTCCGAAACAAGACACCACCAAGCTTCCAAGAGCAGACACCGACAAGGAGGCCAGGCAGAAACTGATCACTGTTTGA